Proteins from a genomic interval of Paenibacillus sp. RC334:
- a CDS encoding LCP family protein, which produces MTSRTKRTIWSVLAVIIVAIVGFAVYYFSSIYNQLDNLHKEGANSPFKNVKQVDQVRTPDPPKWEGTDPVNILLMGVDGRGIQKGEVPRSDSMMVVSLDPVKKKIHLFSILRDTYVDIPGYNKNRINTAITHGPNTAMKAAGDLLGIPVQYYVYTDFQGFIKLVDAVGGIDLEVEKDMHYTSNADKHEYDIDLKKGMQHLGGKEALQYVRFRHDAMSDFSRSGRQRAFLEAIAQKMQSTTSIANLPSILQQVNPFIDTNLSVNDMWRLANVGYQSNFAGSEQVPPMKLLGEENVGGAQVLTVRDPEELKKYVQDIFNNPPVQTQEQNKDKNKTKQPDSASSSKTDKASFTGGSKTSSDAAATQSSTKTGQKEL; this is translated from the coding sequence ATGACAAGCAGAACCAAAAGGACGATATGGTCGGTTCTAGCCGTGATTATCGTCGCGATTGTCGGCTTTGCCGTGTATTATTTTTCATCCATTTATAATCAACTGGACAATCTGCATAAAGAGGGTGCAAACTCCCCATTCAAAAATGTAAAGCAGGTCGATCAGGTGCGCACACCAGACCCGCCCAAGTGGGAAGGTACGGATCCGGTCAACATTTTGCTGATGGGTGTCGATGGTCGTGGTATCCAAAAAGGGGAAGTCCCCCGTTCGGACAGCATGATGGTCGTATCGCTGGACCCCGTCAAGAAAAAGATTCACCTCTTCTCTATTTTGCGTGATACGTACGTGGATATTCCCGGCTACAATAAAAATCGGATTAACACCGCCATTACTCACGGCCCCAACACGGCCATGAAGGCGGCTGGTGACCTGCTGGGCATTCCGGTGCAATACTATGTGTATACCGATTTTCAAGGATTTATAAAGCTGGTGGACGCCGTGGGCGGCATTGATCTTGAAGTGGAGAAGGATATGCACTATACAAGCAATGCGGATAAGCATGAATACGATATTGACTTGAAAAAGGGCATGCAGCATCTGGGCGGCAAAGAGGCGCTTCAATACGTGCGGTTTCGCCACGACGCCATGTCGGACTTCTCCCGGTCGGGACGTCAGCGTGCATTTTTGGAGGCTATAGCACAGAAAATGCAGAGCACGACCTCCATTGCCAATTTGCCGAGCATTTTGCAGCAGGTAAACCCGTTTATTGATACGAATCTTAGTGTCAACGATATGTGGAGGCTGGCAAACGTCGGCTACCAAAGCAACTTTGCTGGCAGCGAGCAGGTTCCGCCGATGAAGCTGCTCGGGGAAGAAAATGTAGGCGGCGCGCAGGTTCTTACCGTCCGCGATCCGGAAGAATTGAAAAAGTACGTGCAGGATATATTCAACAATCCTCCTGTACAGACACAGGAACAAAATAAGGATAAAAACAAAACAAAGCAACCGGACAGTGCATCATCGTCCAAGACAGATAAGGCTTCTTTCACGGGTGGCAGCAAAACCAGCAGTGATGCTGCTGCCACACAATCGTCAACAAAGACAGGACAAA
- a CDS encoding ABC transporter ATP-binding protein, which translates to MLAIDVQDLRKTFKVQKNREGLKGAFLDLFAREYNEVAAVKDISFGIPQGEICGYIGENGAGKSTTIKMLTGILVPTSGHLKVGGYVPYEEREKFVSNIGVVFGQRSQLWWDIGVIESFQLLRKVYQVPAIDFKRRLDELVERLQLQDLLSRPVRKLSLGQRMRCELVAALLHNPSIVFLDEPTIGLDIMVKSEIREFLKDMNRDYGTTILLTTHDLQDIEALCSRVIMLDDGNIIYDGGLEDLKARWGTGREVQFQFGVPTRLEQLQAWTADMPLAWTADNDLAAKVWIPLHINVSDVLASVVGRTDITDIKIIETNTDDIVRSIYQSGSAERKGNPVLPAVEAKVHA; encoded by the coding sequence ATGCTGGCAATTGATGTGCAGGATCTGCGCAAAACATTTAAAGTGCAAAAAAACCGCGAAGGCCTGAAAGGAGCCTTCCTTGATTTATTCGCCCGCGAATACAACGAGGTGGCCGCGGTCAAAGATATTTCCTTTGGTATTCCTCAGGGAGAAATATGTGGCTATATTGGTGAAAACGGAGCTGGAAAGTCTACCACGATCAAGATGCTGACTGGCATTCTCGTGCCGACCTCGGGACATCTCAAAGTGGGCGGCTATGTTCCTTACGAGGAACGCGAGAAATTCGTAAGTAATATCGGCGTTGTTTTTGGACAGCGCAGCCAGCTATGGTGGGATATCGGCGTGATTGAGTCCTTTCAGCTGCTGCGCAAAGTATATCAGGTTCCGGCTATAGACTTCAAACGCAGGCTGGATGAGCTGGTAGAGCGGCTCCAATTACAGGACCTGCTAAGCCGTCCGGTGCGCAAACTTAGTCTTGGTCAGCGGATGCGCTGTGAATTGGTGGCCGCGTTGCTGCACAATCCGTCCATCGTTTTTCTGGATGAACCGACCATTGGACTCGATATTATGGTGAAGTCTGAAATCCGTGAGTTCCTGAAGGACATGAACCGGGATTACGGGACGACGATTTTGCTGACGACCCATGATTTGCAGGATATTGAAGCGCTGTGCTCGCGCGTCATAATGCTGGATGACGGGAACATCATCTATGACGGTGGTCTGGAGGATTTGAAAGCACGTTGGGGTACAGGACGGGAAGTACAGTTTCAGTTCGGCGTGCCCACCCGGCTTGAGCAATTACAAGCGTGGACAGCGGACATGCCGCTGGCTTGGACGGCGGATAATGATTTGGCTGCCAAGGTGTGGATTCCGCTTCATATTAACGTATCGGATGTCTTGGCCAGCGTAGTCGGGCGTACGGACATTACGGATATCAAAATCATTGAAACGAACACCGATGATATTGTGCGTAGCATCTATCAATCCGGCTCGGCGGAACGCAAGGGCAATCCCGTGCTTCCGGCAGTGGAGGCCAAAGTCCATGCTTAG
- a CDS encoding ABC-2 family transporter protein: MLSVYTDFIRIRFLTMLAYRVNYYTGILIYSMNIGVYYFTYKAIYGDAGSIGGFTAAQMTTYVAVSWMARAFYFNNLDREISTEIRDGSIAIQMIRPYNYVLVKVMQGLGEGMFRFLLFMIPGMAIAMLLFPVTLPTDPVAWISFLVMLFFSFLINTQINIITGLTAFFVENNEGMMRMKRVVVDLFSGLILPISLFPGWLATFAQWLPFQAITYLPGSVFTGRVKGVGIWNVLGIQIIWLVVLLVPMIIIWRLARRRLFVQGG, from the coding sequence ATGCTTAGCGTATATACCGATTTTATTCGTATCCGGTTTCTCACCATGCTCGCTTATCGTGTGAACTATTATACGGGCATATTAATTTATTCCATGAATATTGGTGTATATTATTTCACGTATAAAGCGATTTATGGAGATGCGGGCAGCATCGGTGGCTTTACCGCAGCCCAAATGACGACCTATGTAGCGGTATCGTGGATGGCGAGGGCCTTTTATTTCAACAATCTGGACCGTGAAATTTCGACGGAGATTCGTGATGGCAGCATTGCCATCCAGATGATCCGGCCGTATAACTATGTGCTAGTCAAAGTCATGCAGGGGCTTGGCGAGGGGATGTTCCGTTTCCTGCTGTTTATGATCCCGGGCATGGCGATTGCGATGCTGCTGTTTCCAGTGACGTTGCCGACGGACCCTGTAGCATGGATCAGTTTCCTTGTGATGCTGTTTTTCAGCTTTCTAATCAATACCCAAATCAATATTATTACGGGGCTGACGGCCTTTTTTGTTGAAAATAACGAGGGTATGATGCGAATGAAGCGGGTGGTAGTGGACCTGTTCTCGGGCCTGATTCTGCCCATCAGCCTGTTTCCGGGCTGGCTGGCGACCTTCGCCCAGTGGCTGCCATTTCAGGCGATTACGTATTTGCCCGGCTCCGTATTTACCGGACGAGTAAAAGGCGTTGGTATTTGGAATGTGCTGGGGATCCAAATCATTTGGCTGGTCGTTCTGCTCGTGCCGATGATCATCATTTGGCGACTGGCGCGCAGACGTCTGTTCGTGCAAGGAGGGTAG
- a CDS encoding ABC-2 family transporter protein — MMYYLGLISEYLKNYMKSRLTYRADFWVEVVSDLLFQASNLIFILVIFMHTDSLGGWSESEVVFVYGFFMVPYGLFSCFVNLWNFSERYIVKGELDRVMTRPAHNLFQIFLENVDPPALVGSAIGLVIMGISGAQMDLYMAWWFIPALIIMSLSAVAIYTGIYTILTSISFFSDAPTGIIPLMYNMQSYGRYPVTIYNRAIQVVLTWILPFAFVGVYPASLFLHREDMQHMALLTPVMGAVFLTLGLLAWNFGIRRYRGAGS; from the coding sequence ATGATGTACTATTTGGGACTCATTAGCGAATATTTGAAGAATTACATGAAATCGCGGCTAACCTACCGCGCTGATTTTTGGGTGGAGGTCGTTTCGGACCTGCTATTTCAGGCCTCCAATCTTATTTTTATTTTGGTCATTTTTATGCACACCGACAGTTTGGGCGGCTGGAGCGAAAGTGAAGTCGTATTCGTCTATGGCTTTTTCATGGTGCCTTATGGACTATTCAGCTGCTTCGTCAATTTGTGGAACTTTAGCGAGCGCTATATTGTAAAAGGAGAGCTGGATCGGGTTATGACCCGTCCTGCGCATAATCTGTTCCAGATTTTCCTTGAAAACGTGGACCCGCCCGCGTTGGTCGGATCGGCGATTGGTCTGGTTATTATGGGAATCAGCGGGGCGCAAATGGACTTGTATATGGCGTGGTGGTTCATCCCGGCTCTAATCATCATGAGCCTAAGTGCCGTAGCGATTTATACGGGAATCTATACCATATTGACTTCTATTTCGTTCTTTTCGGACGCGCCAACAGGAATTATTCCACTCATGTACAATATGCAGAGCTATGGACGCTATCCGGTGACGATTTATAACCGTGCGATTCAAGTCGTGCTGACCTGGATTCTGCCGTTTGCTTTTGTTGGCGTATATCCGGCATCCCTGTTCCTTCATCGGGAGGATATGCAGCATATGGCGCTTTTGACTCCGGTCATGGGAGCTGTATTTCTAACCTTGGGCTTACTGGCATGGAATTTTGGCATTCGGCGTTACAGAGGTGCAGGTTCTTAG
- the bcp gene encoding thioredoxin-dependent thiol peroxidase, translating into MSTTSTAIGQPAPDFELSGSEGKNVKLSDFRGKRVLLYFYPKDLTSSCSTQACDFRDKHGEFEGLNTVILGVSPDPLKRHDKFIAKYGLPFQLLADEEHEVAEAYGVWQQKQMYGKQYMGIVRSTFLIDENGILIHEWRGLRVKGHIDAALEYIREQA; encoded by the coding sequence ATGTCCACGACTTCTACCGCTATTGGACAACCCGCGCCGGACTTTGAATTGTCGGGAAGTGAAGGGAAAAACGTCAAGTTGTCTGATTTTAGAGGCAAAAGGGTTTTACTATATTTCTATCCGAAGGATTTGACTTCCAGTTGCTCGACACAGGCGTGTGATTTTCGGGATAAACACGGGGAGTTCGAGGGTTTGAACACCGTTATTCTGGGAGTAAGCCCAGATCCACTCAAGCGACACGACAAGTTTATTGCAAAGTATGGGCTGCCTTTTCAGCTTTTGGCGGATGAGGAGCATGAAGTGGCGGAAGCTTACGGCGTGTGGCAGCAAAAGCAGATGTACGGCAAGCAGTACATGGGCATCGTTCGCTCCACATTCCTTATCGATGAGAACGGTATTTTAATTCATGAATGGCGTGGTTTGAGAGTCAAAGGGCATATCGATGCTGCGCTGGAGTACATTCGGGAGCAGGCGTAA
- a CDS encoding endospore germination permease produces MEKGRISVGQVTVLIIFCTMGDMILIIPSICTHIAKQDAWISTLLSIPAGMALVWLLLRVHELYPSLTLIEAIRKIIGKWLAPVVSIWYLFYFLMSDAIYIREFGDFYTTQTYVLTPLRILMLLAILMLVFAFFTGIEALARASELCLPFFVIVTITVVACLIPEIDFSKVKPIMEKGVLPTIHGTLLGVSYPFGELVVFLMLFPYVKHSAHFKRSILLGSLIGGILLSLFVIMSLFVLGPFLTESSVYPSYILTAKINVFNFFQRMEAFIAAIWGLSLFFKSFLYFYAFILGTAQTFRLKDYRPLSMPAAMLIYGLSMMVAPNIIYYFDTLVPFWVDWDLTNSVIIPLSLWGIYTIRQKRKQSQ; encoded by the coding sequence TTGGAAAAAGGCCGTATTAGTGTTGGGCAAGTAACGGTTCTCATTATTTTTTGCACAATGGGTGATATGATACTGATCATCCCCAGCATCTGCACCCATATCGCTAAACAGGATGCATGGATCAGTACCCTGCTGAGTATACCGGCAGGTATGGCGCTTGTATGGCTTTTGCTGCGTGTACATGAGCTGTATCCCAGCCTTACTTTGATTGAAGCTATAAGGAAAATTATAGGGAAATGGTTGGCTCCTGTCGTCTCGATATGGTATCTTTTCTATTTTTTGATGTCCGATGCCATATATATTAGGGAATTTGGTGACTTTTATACTACACAGACTTATGTGCTAACCCCGTTAAGGATATTAATGCTGCTGGCAATACTCATGCTGGTCTTCGCTTTTTTTACCGGAATTGAAGCCCTTGCCCGTGCCAGCGAGCTATGCTTGCCTTTCTTTGTAATCGTGACTATTACTGTAGTGGCTTGCCTTATTCCCGAGATTGATTTTTCTAAAGTAAAGCCAATTATGGAAAAGGGGGTTCTTCCTACTATTCATGGTACGCTTCTTGGGGTTAGTTATCCATTTGGAGAATTAGTCGTATTTCTCATGCTTTTTCCCTATGTGAAGCATTCAGCACATTTTAAAAGAAGCATCCTTTTAGGAAGCCTTATAGGCGGAATTCTGCTCAGTCTGTTTGTAATCATGTCTCTGTTTGTTCTCGGCCCTTTTCTAACTGAATCTAGCGTGTATCCTTCGTATATACTCACTGCCAAAATAAACGTGTTCAATTTTTTCCAACGTATGGAGGCCTTTATAGCAGCTATATGGGGATTATCGCTCTTTTTTAAGAGCTTCCTTTATTTTTACGCGTTCATATTGGGGACAGCACAGACATTTCGTCTAAAAGATTACCGCCCTCTCAGCATGCCTGCGGCAATGCTCATTTACGGCTTGAGCATGATGGTTGCACCCAATATCATCTACTATTTTGATACCCTTGTCCCCTTCTGGGTAGATTGGGATTTGACCAACTCGGTCATCATTCCCTTGAGCTTGTGGGGCATTTACACAATCAGGCAGAAAAGAAAACAATCACAATGA
- a CDS encoding Ger(x)C family spore germination protein has translation MKGVTSMILILSLLASLLTGCWDRKELNEIGITVGLGVDKDGDQIRVSAQVVVPSEVASKSRSSKGSPAVTTYVATAPTLYEAIQKMTEISPRIIYLSHIRMLVFGEEFARQGIADVVESLMREPFARTDFYICIAKGTSASKMLQVTTTLEKIPANKMFASMDVLTKTWAPVSKVTIDQLMEDLVSSEIHAALPALEAKGDLPKSVEEGMDNVRTIEPIADLAFSSLGVFKKDRLIGWLDEDDSKGYNYIRDSVDTTTGHTDCPEGGKIALLALSSHTKTKVLMHNGEPIIQISVENKSTIRENSCKKMEIKSLEDIKEIEMESNAKLIEIMKHSVETVRRNFKVDIFGFGQLIHQTDPKAWKVLKKDWDHTFMNLQIEYKANTEIKKMGAIFQSFQKKMKE, from the coding sequence ATGAAAGGTGTAACCAGCATGATTCTCATACTCAGTCTACTTGCTTCCCTTCTGACCGGCTGCTGGGATCGCAAAGAGCTTAACGAGATCGGAATTACCGTAGGACTGGGTGTGGATAAGGACGGCGATCAAATTCGTGTGTCGGCACAGGTGGTTGTACCTTCGGAGGTGGCCTCCAAATCAAGATCCAGTAAAGGATCTCCTGCGGTAACTACCTATGTTGCAACAGCGCCTACTCTGTATGAGGCTATCCAAAAAATGACGGAAATCAGTCCGCGAATCATCTACTTATCTCATATCCGTATGCTGGTATTTGGCGAGGAATTCGCCAGACAGGGCATCGCCGATGTTGTGGAATCCCTGATGAGAGAGCCTTTTGCCAGAACTGACTTTTATATCTGTATTGCGAAAGGTACGTCTGCCTCCAAAATGCTTCAGGTAACTACGACATTGGAGAAAATTCCGGCGAACAAAATGTTTGCTTCCATGGATGTATTAACTAAAACCTGGGCTCCTGTCAGCAAAGTGACTATAGATCAGCTGATGGAGGATCTCGTCAGTTCCGAAATACATGCTGCTCTACCTGCCCTCGAAGCTAAAGGAGATTTACCCAAGAGTGTGGAGGAAGGTATGGACAATGTCAGAACGATTGAACCCATAGCAGATCTGGCTTTTTCCAGCTTAGGCGTATTTAAAAAAGACCGGTTGATCGGCTGGCTTGATGAAGACGATAGCAAAGGATACAACTATATCCGGGATAGCGTGGATACAACAACAGGACATACGGACTGCCCGGAAGGCGGTAAAATCGCTCTGCTGGCTTTGAGCAGTCACACGAAGACTAAAGTGTTAATGCACAATGGTGAGCCTATAATCCAGATATCCGTAGAGAACAAAAGTACGATTAGAGAGAATAGCTGTAAAAAAATGGAGATTAAAAGTCTGGAGGATATTAAAGAAATCGAGATGGAGAGTAATGCCAAATTGATCGAGATTATGAAGCATTCCGTAGAAACTGTACGTCGTAACTTCAAAGTAGACATTTTTGGGTTTGGGCAATTAATTCATCAAACCGACCCCAAGGCCTGGAAAGTACTGAAAAAAGATTGGGACCACACATTTATGAATTTACAGATTGAATATAAGGCGAATACGGAAATTAAGAAAATGGGAGCTATTTTCCAGTCCTTTCAAAAGAAAATGAAGGAGTAA
- a CDS encoding spore germination protein, producing MKNENKSCPLTHVSSCLRDNVNHIQSSIGNSGDLIVKELLWMQKWPAAVFYIDGLINTQLLHDSVLRSFMRMEIHHVPEGAEPFDYLKDQVLIAGHSGTLDEMDALFNRMLSGGIIILLEGYAKSIWIDAVGWEDRNVSEPQSQTVVRGPMEGFTENLRTNTALVRKRIRDPRLWMETRQIGKVTHTNVAVMFIKGVADEGVIQELRERLDRIDIDGIMEGGYIEEEIQDATFTPFPTIYNSERPDAVAASLLEGKVAILVDGTPFVLLIPALFIQFFQSAEDYYQRADISTLLRMLRFLAFFIALLAPAFYIAISTFHQEMLPTNLLISLAAQREGVPFPAFVEAMLMEITYEILREAGVRIPKTVGQAVSIVGTLVIGQAAVDAGVVSAAMVIIVSITAISSYVIPENGLSIAVRIIRFALMMLAAAFGFLGILMGLMALLLHLTSLRSFGVSYMSPFGPYVQSDMKDTIFRLPWPWMTTRPNTNQVQNTTRQIHQKKRVGKKK from the coding sequence ATGAAAAATGAGAATAAAAGCTGTCCACTCACTCACGTATCCTCTTGCCTGCGGGATAATGTGAATCATATCCAAAGCTCGATTGGAAACAGCGGGGATTTGATTGTCAAAGAGCTACTGTGGATGCAGAAATGGCCAGCAGCCGTGTTTTATATTGATGGTCTGATTAACACTCAATTGCTGCATGATTCTGTACTGCGCTCATTTATGCGGATGGAAATTCATCATGTTCCGGAAGGTGCTGAACCGTTCGATTATTTAAAGGATCAGGTGTTGATCGCAGGGCATTCAGGCACTTTGGATGAAATGGATGCGTTATTCAACCGGATGCTATCCGGCGGAATTATCATTTTGCTGGAGGGTTACGCGAAAAGCATTTGGATTGATGCCGTTGGTTGGGAGGATCGCAACGTCAGCGAGCCCCAATCCCAGACGGTTGTACGCGGACCGATGGAGGGTTTCACTGAGAATCTGCGTACCAATACAGCTCTGGTTCGCAAGCGAATCCGCGACCCGCGTCTTTGGATGGAAACAAGGCAGATCGGAAAAGTCACGCATACCAACGTGGCCGTGATGTTTATCAAAGGAGTCGCGGACGAAGGCGTCATTCAGGAGTTGAGAGAACGCCTGGACCGAATTGATATTGACGGGATTATGGAAGGTGGCTACATCGAGGAGGAAATTCAAGACGCCACCTTTACCCCCTTCCCTACGATATACAACAGTGAACGCCCGGATGCGGTAGCAGCCAGTTTGCTGGAGGGAAAAGTGGCCATACTAGTGGACGGGACTCCGTTTGTACTTCTTATTCCTGCGTTGTTTATCCAATTTTTCCAGTCGGCCGAGGATTATTATCAACGCGCGGATATCAGTACTTTGTTGAGAATGCTGCGATTTTTGGCTTTTTTCATCGCTCTGCTGGCACCAGCCTTCTATATAGCGATATCTACCTTTCACCAAGAAATGCTTCCTACAAATCTGCTGATCAGTTTGGCAGCGCAACGGGAGGGTGTTCCGTTTCCAGCCTTTGTGGAAGCGATGCTGATGGAAATTACCTATGAAATTTTGCGTGAGGCCGGGGTGCGTATTCCAAAGACGGTCGGACAAGCGGTATCCATTGTAGGTACGCTGGTCATTGGGCAAGCTGCTGTGGATGCAGGCGTCGTGTCGGCCGCCATGGTTATTATCGTATCCATCACCGCGATCTCCAGCTATGTCATCCCTGAAAATGGGCTGTCCATTGCGGTACGGATTATCCGGTTTGCCCTCATGATGCTGGCCGCCGCCTTCGGATTTCTGGGTATATTAATGGGCTTGATGGCCCTGCTGCTTCATCTGACCAGTCTAAGATCTTTTGGAGTGTCTTACATGAGCCCGTTCGGCCCTTATGTGCAAAGTGATATGAAGGATACGATCTTTCGCTTGCCTTGGCCATGGATGACTACACGTCCGAATACGAATCAAGTTCAGAATACGACCCGGCAAATACACCAGAAAAAGCGGGTGGGTAAGAAAAAATAA
- a CDS encoding MFS transporter yields MVNKQYKKLFVAGIINGIGDRFCQIALLALIYQLTGSGLSVGIMLGLRVIPFLILSPVSGVLISSISRRTFMMTTDLLRGGAALAFLSVHSNEDMWIVYGVSTLLACGEALYAPARKSSIPLLVRPSDLLRVNSLEQVMSGLVLVIGAAAGGIVSAFFGPQAAFMLNSASFFAAGLIVCNIAFPPVTKEEVTRADAHTESRGSQTSFDDRILGRSQILQCIRISLPLQVVIAFELLVPFINGIDNVLISVYAVQEFKLGDAGIGLFYAALGAGLVASYALGRLFSRSLLSGGLVCLLLEGILLMGLSGIDHAWAAVAIYFFISLAGGVGAICLDTLLMRETPLYLQGPLLGMLTAWSQGIIGISMFGAGVAVEIIEPRMLGLIGGAGFVMISIVITIYYTRARSRKAANV; encoded by the coding sequence ATGGTAAACAAGCAATACAAAAAGTTATTCGTGGCTGGCATCATTAACGGAATTGGAGACCGCTTCTGCCAAATCGCTTTGTTGGCCCTGATTTATCAGCTTACTGGCTCGGGACTCAGCGTGGGGATTATGCTGGGATTAAGGGTGATTCCTTTTTTAATTCTGTCGCCTGTGTCAGGTGTGCTTATCAGCAGCATATCCAGACGCACATTTATGATGACCACGGATCTGCTCAGAGGTGGAGCAGCCCTTGCCTTTTTAAGTGTTCACAGCAATGAGGATATGTGGATCGTTTATGGAGTCAGTACCCTGTTAGCCTGTGGGGAAGCGCTGTACGCTCCAGCCCGTAAGTCGTCCATCCCGCTGCTGGTCCGACCGTCGGATTTGTTGCGGGTGAACAGTCTGGAGCAGGTGATGAGCGGACTGGTATTGGTGATTGGCGCCGCTGCTGGAGGCATCGTATCCGCGTTTTTTGGACCACAGGCCGCATTTATGCTCAACTCCGCCAGTTTTTTCGCTGCAGGTCTGATCGTCTGCAATATTGCATTCCCGCCCGTCACCAAGGAGGAAGTAACTAGGGCGGATGCTCATACTGAATCACGTGGAAGTCAGACGTCTTTCGATGATCGAATCCTCGGTAGGTCACAAATACTGCAATGCATCCGCATTTCGCTTCCGCTCCAAGTCGTAATTGCATTCGAGCTACTGGTTCCGTTCATCAATGGAATTGATAATGTGCTGATCAGTGTATATGCCGTGCAGGAGTTTAAGCTGGGGGATGCCGGGATTGGACTGTTTTACGCCGCTTTGGGTGCGGGTCTGGTTGCCAGCTATGCACTGGGGCGTCTATTCAGCCGTTCTTTATTAAGCGGAGGACTGGTATGTCTGCTATTGGAGGGAATTTTGCTCATGGGGTTAAGTGGAATTGATCATGCATGGGCGGCGGTCGCCATTTACTTTTTCATTTCGTTGGCTGGCGGGGTGGGGGCAATCTGTTTGGATACACTATTAATGCGGGAGACCCCGCTGTATTTACAGGGGCCATTGCTGGGCATGCTGACAGCGTGGAGTCAAGGGATTATAGGCATATCCATGTTTGGAGCCGGGGTTGCAGTGGAAATCATAGAGCCGCGTATGTTAGGTTTGATTGGCGGAGCAGGATTTGTCATGATATCTATCGTCATAACGATTTACTATACAAGGGCTCGCAGCCGTAAGGCGGCAAATGTCTAA
- a CDS encoding DedA family protein, with the protein MDVLKWIAQLFEEYGYSVLFFGLLLEFIALPFPGETTMAYAGYLSYSGTLDFGKLVMLAFLGTTIGMTITYFIGKWAGLPFIQKYGKWVLLSPDKLQKTQKWFQRYGYWLIFLGYFIPGVRHFTGYFAGIIALPLRKFALYAYSGALFWVILFLGIGKVFGPQWDAMFHLVELYALRIVVIIGIILLLYIVYRWRSFLFSSFRKSDKSVKTSGKNDPE; encoded by the coding sequence ATGGATGTGCTGAAATGGATCGCGCAATTGTTCGAAGAATACGGATACAGCGTCCTTTTTTTCGGCTTGCTGCTGGAATTTATTGCTTTACCTTTTCCCGGGGAAACCACAATGGCTTATGCGGGATATCTCTCCTATTCGGGTACGCTGGATTTTGGAAAGCTGGTGATGCTGGCCTTTTTAGGCACAACCATCGGAATGACCATTACCTACTTTATCGGAAAATGGGCCGGACTCCCCTTTATCCAGAAATACGGTAAATGGGTTTTGCTATCGCCGGACAAGCTTCAAAAAACGCAAAAATGGTTTCAACGTTACGGGTACTGGCTTATTTTTCTCGGATATTTCATTCCTGGTGTCCGACATTTTACGGGTTATTTTGCGGGAATTATCGCTCTTCCCCTGCGTAAATTTGCCTTGTATGCGTACAGCGGCGCTCTGTTCTGGGTCATCCTGTTTCTTGGCATCGGTAAGGTGTTCGGTCCGCAATGGGATGCCATGTTCCATTTGGTAGAGCTGTATGCGCTGCGAATCGTCGTCATCATCGGCATTATCCTTCTGCTATATATCGTTTATCGCTGGAGATCCTTCCTGTTTAGTTCTTTCCGCAAGTCCGACAAATCGGTGAAAACTAGTGGCAAAAACGATCCGGAATAA